Proteins from one Panicum virgatum strain AP13 chromosome 7K, P.virgatum_v5, whole genome shotgun sequence genomic window:
- the LOC120639972 gene encoding basic proline-rich protein-like — protein sequence MLTRAAAPLPRTPAPLHRFHARPRRHTCLHAAGPGARPCPCPDAPPGAPRTARPPSHRLATLSPASPPRPRRPPCRAAACDAEPCRGGPCAPAPSCCAAAPRPQPLPVAGPPGARIDAPGPAPPPRRVTAQRPPQCPRPGAHPDAPTLATLGRAAAPRPCPVTRPWCPGPAPSPASTPGRSGARHPTASPQLHRGLDARPRHPGPAPTPGAPDLGAPAGSGARSPAPTPSWPPARARHPATLPRRPRFGSPLWRPTGHTLAAGERHASPATDDLPSRRGSRPVTRRLGPGIP from the coding sequence ATgctcacccgcgccgccgccccgcttccaCGCACGCCCGCACCGCTGCACCGCTTCCAcgcacgcccgcgccgccacACCTGTTTGCACGCTGCCGGGCCCGGAGCTCGCCCCTGCCCTTGCCCCGACGCTCCGCCCGGAGCCCCCCGCACCGCACGGCCCCCGTCCCATCGCCTGGCCACCCTGTCGCCTGCctcgccgccccggccccggcgcccgccttgccgcgccgccgcgtgcgaCGCCGAGCCGTGCCGCGGTGGCCCGTGCGCCCCCGCCCCGTCGTGCTGTGCCGCGGCGCCCCGGCCCCAGCCCCTCCCCGTCGCAGGACcgcccggcgcccgcatcgACGCCCCAGGCCCGGCGCCCCCGCCCCGTCGCGTGACCGCCCAGCGCCCGCCTCAGTGCCCCAGGCCCGGCGCCCACCCCGACGCTCCCACGCTAGCGACGCTGGGCCGTGCTGCGGcgccccgcccctgccccgTCACCCGGCCATGGTGCCCAGGCCCCGCCCCGTCGCCCGCCTCGACGCCCGGCCGCTCCGGTGCCCGCCACCCCACTGCGTCCCCACAGCTGCACCGCGGCCTCGACGCCCGGCCCCGGCACCCGGGCCCCGCGCCCACACCCGGCGCCCCTGACCTCGGTGCCCCGGCCGGCTCCGGGGCCCGTTCCCCCGCCCCGACGCCAAGCTGGCCCCCGGCCCGTGCCCGGCACCCTGCCACGTTGCCACGCCGGCCACGCTTTGGCTCCCCACTGTGGCGCCCCACCGGCCACACCTTGGCCGCGGGCGAACGCCACGCTTCCCCGGCCACCGACGATTTGCCGTCCCGCCGTGGCTCAAGACCCGTTACACGGCGCCTCGGCCCCGGCATCCCATAG